The Streptomyces sp. NBC_00670 genome window below encodes:
- a CDS encoding succinate dehydrogenase hydrophobic membrane anchor subunit, which translates to MSTETTATGIGPVEGSGAYEASYGVDNPAPVIEPPRKRTKKTPRSTRGNFEMYGWLFMRLSGVVLVFLVIGHLLIQLVLDGGVSKVGFAFVAGRWASPWWQVWDLAMLWLAMLHGANGLRTIINDYAESVKSRLWLKGLLYTATVWTIVLGTLVIFTFDPNIR; encoded by the coding sequence ATGTCCACTGAGACCACCGCAACCGGAATCGGCCCCGTCGAGGGCTCCGGAGCGTACGAGGCCTCGTACGGCGTCGACAACCCGGCGCCCGTCATCGAGCCCCCGCGCAAGCGCACCAAGAAGACCCCGCGCTCCACCCGCGGCAACTTCGAGATGTACGGCTGGCTGTTCATGCGGCTGTCCGGCGTCGTCCTCGTCTTCCTGGTCATCGGCCACCTGCTGATCCAGCTCGTGCTGGACGGCGGCGTCTCCAAGGTCGGCTTCGCCTTCGTGGCCGGCCGCTGGGCCTCCCCGTGGTGGCAGGTCTGGGACCTGGCCATGCTGTGGCTGGCGATGCTGCACGGCGCCAACGGCCTGCGCACCATCATCAACGACTACGCGGAGAGCGTGAAGAGCCGGCTGTGGCTCAAGGGTCTGCTCTACACCGCGACGGTGTGGACGATCGTCCTGGGCACGCTGGTGATCTTCACCTTCGACCCGAACATCCGCTAG
- the sdhC gene encoding succinate dehydrogenase, cytochrome b556 subunit, with product MPAGTLYRGREGMWSWVAHRVTGVLIFFFLFVHVLDTALVRVSPEAYDNVVSTYKTPVVAVLEYGLVAAILFHALNGLRVIAVDFWSKGPRYQKQMLWTVVGVWIVLMLGAIYPVLGHAARVVFGS from the coding sequence GTGCCGGCTGGAACGCTGTACCGCGGCCGGGAAGGAATGTGGTCCTGGGTGGCTCACCGAGTCACCGGCGTCCTCATCTTCTTCTTCCTGTTCGTTCACGTGCTGGACACCGCACTCGTCCGTGTCTCGCCCGAGGCCTACGACAACGTCGTATCGACGTACAAGACGCCCGTGGTCGCGGTGCTCGAGTACGGCCTCGTGGCGGCCATCCTCTTCCACGCGCTGAACGGCCTGCGGGTCATCGCCGTCGACTTCTGGTCGAAGGGCCCGCGCTACCAGAAGCAGATGCTGTGGACCGTCGTCGGCGTGTGGATCGTGCTGATGCTCGGCGCGATCTACCCCGTCCTCGGTCACGCCGCTCGAGTCGTGTTCGGGAGCTGA
- a CDS encoding 2-oxo-4-hydroxy-4-carboxy-5-ureidoimidazoline decarboxylase: MSLLSPHPLPTHTPRAHTTAALPRRGPTLPAHRPHLTPDPHRFNTVPADEAERALLTCCRSLRWARRIAAHRPYPDLPALLAAADEAAYDLAPADLAEALAGESLTLLPDGAYSAAQTALSAAHAAYESRFGHVFVICLDDVAPDEAADQVLAGIRSRWNNDPEDERVAAAEELRRLARGRLTRLVRGYADSTAATDGIAPESPGSERPSRPYVPH; this comes from the coding sequence ATGTCACTTCTGTCACCTCATCCCCTGCCGACCCACACGCCGCGTGCACACACCACCGCGGCCTTGCCTCGCCGAGGACCCACGCTGCCCGCGCATCGCCCGCACCTCACGCCCGACCCGCACCGTTTCAACACGGTCCCCGCAGACGAGGCCGAGCGCGCCCTGCTGACCTGCTGCCGCAGCCTGCGCTGGGCCCGCCGGATCGCCGCCCACCGCCCCTACCCCGATCTGCCCGCCCTGCTCGCCGCGGCCGACGAGGCGGCGTACGACCTGGCCCCGGCCGATCTCGCGGAGGCCCTGGCGGGCGAGTCGCTCACCCTGCTCCCCGACGGCGCGTACTCCGCCGCACAGACCGCGCTCAGCGCCGCGCACGCCGCGTACGAGAGCCGCTTCGGGCACGTGTTCGTGATCTGTCTGGACGACGTGGCACCGGACGAGGCGGCCGATCAGGTACTGGCCGGAATCCGGTCACGATGGAACAACGATCCCGAGGACGAGCGGGTCGCGGCCGCGGAGGAGCTGCGCCGGCTGGCCCGCGGCCGCCTCACCCGGCTCGTCCGGGGCTACGCCGACAGCACGGCCGCTACGGACGGGATCGCCCCGGAATCCCCCGGTTCGGAACGTCCCAGTAGGCCGTACGTGCCTCATTGA
- a CDS encoding beta-N-acetylhexosaminidase has product MGRRGLLLGAGIVVAGGAAAAAVTLWPAGDGGGGGGTRASGSASAGAGSPSVSPSPSRSYPLSKPPRTIPAVRAHTAAHGPGWRPASGARVVVDDDALADEGKLLAGELRMTYGGRNGARAGDVELALGGSGGAESYTLTVGDGRVRIAGPGQSGVFYGTRTLKQEVRDGGTAPEGVVRDGPAKPVRGFMLDIARKHFTADWIEDRVRELGDLKYNEIGLHFSDDQGFRIASDTHPEVVSKEHLTKAEVRRIVDLAASRHIAVVPEIDSPGHLGAVIDAHPDLQLRNAAGASASRGTLDISKPAAAKIVDELLGEYADLFPGSDWHLGGDEYQALTASNPAASYPQLASAAVKRYGAGATIADLATGWLNDRAAVVNRNGRTPRAWNDGFYRSVKKASVSKDIRVAYWTGKEIGARQPTEYLAAGREVVNYNDEFLYYVLGEPQTFVYPTGQRIYEQWTPRVLRGTTAVPASYDDRIRGGVFAVWCDLSGAQTQDQVAAGIRMPLRALVQKLWDPGKPELSWKEFQGLADRVG; this is encoded by the coding sequence GTGGGGCGCCGCGGGTTGCTCCTGGGCGCCGGGATCGTCGTGGCGGGCGGCGCGGCGGCGGCCGCCGTGACGCTGTGGCCCGCCGGTGACGGCGGCGGGGGCGGCGGGACACGCGCCTCCGGCAGCGCCTCGGCGGGGGCGGGGTCGCCCAGCGTCTCGCCGTCGCCGAGCCGCAGCTATCCGCTGTCGAAGCCGCCGCGCACCATCCCCGCCGTGCGGGCGCACACCGCCGCGCACGGACCGGGCTGGCGTCCGGCGTCCGGCGCCCGGGTCGTGGTGGACGACGACGCTCTCGCCGACGAGGGGAAGCTGCTCGCGGGCGAGCTGAGGATGACGTACGGCGGACGGAACGGGGCCCGGGCCGGGGACGTGGAGCTGGCGCTCGGCGGGAGCGGCGGCGCCGAGTCGTACACCCTGACCGTCGGTGACGGCCGGGTGCGGATCGCCGGGCCGGGCCAGTCCGGCGTCTTCTACGGCACCCGCACGCTGAAACAGGAGGTGCGCGACGGCGGCACGGCACCCGAGGGCGTCGTGCGCGACGGACCGGCCAAGCCGGTGCGCGGGTTCATGCTCGACATCGCCCGCAAGCACTTCACCGCGGACTGGATAGAGGACCGCGTCCGCGAGCTGGGCGACCTGAAGTACAACGAGATCGGGCTGCACTTCTCGGACGACCAGGGGTTCCGCATCGCCTCGGACACCCATCCCGAGGTGGTCTCCAAGGAGCATCTGACCAAGGCGGAGGTGCGGCGGATCGTGGACCTGGCGGCGAGCCGGCACATCGCCGTCGTCCCCGAGATCGACTCCCCGGGTCACCTGGGCGCGGTCATCGACGCCCACCCCGACCTGCAGCTGCGCAACGCGGCGGGCGCGTCGGCGAGCCGGGGCACGCTCGACATCTCCAAGCCGGCGGCCGCGAAGATCGTCGACGAGCTGCTGGGGGAGTACGCGGACCTCTTCCCCGGCTCCGACTGGCATCTGGGCGGCGACGAGTACCAGGCGCTGACCGCGTCCAACCCGGCCGCCTCCTACCCGCAGCTCGCCTCGGCGGCGGTGAAGCGGTACGGGGCGGGGGCGACCATCGCCGATCTGGCGACGGGCTGGCTCAACGACCGGGCGGCGGTGGTCAACCGGAACGGGCGGACGCCCCGCGCCTGGAACGACGGCTTCTACCGCTCGGTGAAGAAGGCGAGCGTCTCCAAGGACATACGGGTCGCCTACTGGACGGGCAAGGAGATCGGGGCCCGGCAGCCCACGGAGTACCTCGCGGCCGGCCGCGAGGTCGTCAACTACAACGACGAGTTCCTCTACTACGTGCTCGGCGAGCCGCAGACCTTCGTCTACCCGACCGGGCAGCGCATCTACGAGCAGTGGACACCCCGGGTGCTGCGCGGCACGACGGCGGTCCCGGCCTCGTACGACGACCGCATACGCGGCGGGGTGTTCGCGGTGTGGTGCGACCTGTCGGGTGCGCAGACCCAGGACCAGGTCGCGGCCGGCATCCGGATGCCGCTGCGGGCGCTGGTGCAGAAGCTGTGGGACCCGGGGAAGCCGGAGCTGTCCTGGAAGGAGTTCCAGGGCCTGGCGGACCGGGTGGGGTGA
- a CDS encoding RNA polymerase sigma factor, whose amino-acid sequence MGDDAELTAAVCAAQDGDETAFRTVYRAVHPRLLGYVRTLVGDADAEDIASEAWLQIARDLGRFSGDADRFRGWAARIARNRALDHIRMRGRRPVIGGDESELSGRAAESDTAGEAIEALATDRALALIARLPQDQAEAVVLRVVVGLDARTAAETLGKRPGAVRTAAHRGLKRLAELLGADPETSGALEALPPQRQPRVRAVTSASVTRSRSRTQKDV is encoded by the coding sequence GTGGGGGACGACGCGGAGCTGACCGCCGCGGTGTGCGCGGCTCAGGACGGCGACGAGACCGCGTTCCGGACCGTGTACCGCGCGGTGCACCCCCGGCTGCTCGGGTACGTCCGCACGCTCGTCGGCGACGCGGACGCCGAGGACATCGCCTCCGAGGCCTGGCTGCAGATCGCCCGTGACCTGGGACGGTTCAGCGGGGACGCCGACCGGTTCCGCGGCTGGGCCGCCCGGATCGCCCGCAACCGGGCCCTGGACCACATACGGATGCGCGGGCGCCGCCCGGTGATCGGCGGCGACGAGAGCGAGCTGTCCGGCCGGGCCGCCGAGTCGGACACGGCGGGCGAGGCCATCGAGGCGCTGGCCACCGACCGCGCCCTGGCGCTGATCGCCCGGTTGCCGCAGGACCAGGCCGAAGCGGTGGTGCTGCGCGTGGTCGTCGGCCTCGACGCCCGCACCGCCGCCGAGACGCTCGGCAAACGCCCCGGCGCCGTCCGCACCGCCGCGCACCGCGGCCTGAAACGGCTCGCGGAGCTGCTGGGCGCCGATCCGGAGACCTCCGGCGCCCTGGAGGCGCTCCCCCCACAGAGGCAACCGCGCGTGCGCGCGGTGACGTCCGCAAGTGTGACGCGGTCGCGTTCGCGGACGCAGAAGGATGTGTGA